Proteins from one Arsenophonus apicola genomic window:
- a CDS encoding BrnT family toxin: protein MSLQFEWDPEKSASNLKKHGIRFEEAAQVFNDPMHLSHQDRFENGELRWQTIGQVGGCIIVFVAHTINFENSVEIIRIISARRATRAERKHYEKSYY, encoded by the coding sequence ATGTCACTACAATTTGAATGGGATCCTGAAAAATCAGCATCAAATTTAAAAAAACATGGGATTCGATTTGAAGAAGCTGCACAGGTTTTCAATGATCCTATGCATTTATCTCATCAGGATCGTTTCGAAAATGGAGAATTGCGTTGGCAAACCATTGGGCAAGTTGGAGGTTGTATTATTGTTTTTGTCGCACACACGATAAATTTTGAAAATTCAGTAGAAATTATTCGAATAATCAGCGCCCGAAGAGCGACGCGCGCAGAGAGAAAACATTATGAAAAAAGTTACTATTAA